In a genomic window of Nomascus leucogenys isolate Asia chromosome 4, Asia_NLE_v1, whole genome shotgun sequence:
- the SOX7 gene encoding transcription factor SOX-7, whose protein sequence is MASLLGAYPWPEGLECPALDAELSDGQSPPAATRPPGDKGSESRIRRPMNAFMVWAKDERKRLAVQNPDLHNAELSKMLGKSWKALTLSQKRPYVDEAERLRLQHMQDYPNYKYRPRRKKQAKRLCKRVDPGFLLSSLSRDQNALPEKRSGSRGALGEKEDRGEYSPGTALPSLRGCYHEGPAGGGGGGAPSSVDTYPYGLPTPPEMSPLDVLEPEQTFFSSPCQEEHGHPRRIPHLPGPPYSPEYAPSPLHCSHPLGSLALGQSPGVSMMSPVAGCPPSPAYYSPATYHPLHSNLQAHLGQLSPPPEHPGFDALDQLSQVELLGDMDRNEFDQYLNTPGHPDSATGAMALSVHVPVSQVTPTGPTETSLISVLADATATYYNSYSVS, encoded by the exons ATGGCCTCGCTGTTGGGAGCCTACCCTTGGCCCGAGGGTCTCGAGTGCCCGGCCCTGGACGCCGAGCTGTCGGATGGACAGTCCCCGCCGGCGGCCACCCGGCCCCCGGGTGACAAGGGCTCCGAGAGCCGTATCCGGCGGCCCATGAACGCCTTCATGGTTTGGGCCAAGGACGAGAGGAAACGGCTGGCGGTGCAGAACCCGGACCTGCACAACGCCGAGCTCAGCAAGATGCTGG GAAAGTCATGGAAGGCGCTGACGCTGTCCCAGAAGAGGCCGTACGTGGACGAGGCGGAGCGGCTGCGCCTGCAGCACATGCAGGACTACCCCAACTACAAGTACCGGCCGCGCAGGAAGAAGCAGGCCAAGCGGCTGTGCAAGCGCGTGGACCCGGGCTTCCTCCTGAGCTCCCTCTCCCGCGACCAGAACGCTCTGCCGGAGAAGAGAAGCGGCAGCCGGGGGGCGCTGGGGGAGAAGGAAGACAGGGGTGAGTACTCCCCCGGCACTGCCCTGCCCAGCCTCCGGGGCTGCTACCACGAGGGGCCGGCtggtggtggcggcggcggcgccccGAGCAGTGTGGACACGTACCCGTACGGGCTACCCACACCTCCTGAAATGTCTCCCCTGGACGTGCTGGAGCCGGAGCAGACCTTCTTCTCCTCCCCCTGCCAGGAGGAGCATGGCCATCCTCGCCGCATCCCCCACCTGCCAGGGCCCCCGTACTCACCGGAGTACGCCCCCAGCCCTCTCCACTGTAGCCACCCCCTGGGCTCCCTGGCCCTTGGCCAGTCTCCCGGCGTCTCCATGATGTCCCCTGTAGCCGGCTGTCCCCCATCTCCTGCCTATTACTCCCCGGCCACCTACCACCCTCTCCACTCCAACCTCCAAGCCCACCTGGGCCAGCTCTCCCCGCCTCCTGAGCACCCTGGCTTCGATGCCCTGGATCAACTAAGCCAGGTGGAACTCCTGGGGGACATGGATCGCAATGAATTCGACCAGTATTTGAACACTCCTGGCCACCCAGACTCTGCCACAGGGGCCATGGCCCTCAGTGTGCATGTTCCAGTCTCCCAGGTGACACCAACGGGTCCCACAGAGACCAGCCTCATCTCCGTCCTGGCTGATGCCACCGCCACATACTACAACAGCTACAGTGTGTCATAG